In Fuerstiella sp., the genomic window TTTTGTTGCCATCCACGTCCGCAAGAGACACTTCCCGAAGGCTGATCAGATCGTAGATCTTTCTTCCGTTCAGTCGTTCTTTCGGAATCAGGATGCTGCCGTTCTCCTGATGATGACTGTTGTTGTTCCAGGGAATCAGGAAATGGCGGTCATGTTTGATACACCTCAGGAACCCACAGTCGATTGCCTGGCCTTCGAATTCCGGATAGCGAAGACGCCTGCATGAAACGCCAGAGCGGATGCTCGCATCCGCTCTGCAGGAAATAAGCAATGGACCAGTGACCGTGATCATTCTGGCAATGCTTCCCAGTTCATCCCAGAGATCATTGTTGGGCCAGAGGAGACCGTTGAGAAGTCCGTCCTGTCCGCCTGCCCACTGAGGTTGCAGCACAGGCCCTCCCACATGGAAGTAAAAAAAACCTTTCGTTCCTCCGGCAAGCGCCTGCCAGAACTGCATACGCAATTCCGTGGGCGACGGCCGGGAATCCTTCAACCATGGCTTCGTCGGTTCGTGCGCACTCCAGGCCGCTGCCAGAGGGATAAAATAAAAGACCCGATCAGGATGGTGGTCCTGCAGGCAACGCAGATTTTTCGCGATCGACCAACTATCCCTCGTCACATCCCAGGTGGGGTACCAGTCCGCAGTCATCGGCTGCATGTGCCCAACAAATCTTCTGAAGCCACCCCATGTCGGTTGACAGGTCGTCACAGGAAGTTTGGTGTACTTTTCAATCAGACGAATGGCGGCGATCGAGGGAGCCAGGTACAGCGGCTCATCATCGGAAACAAAGCCGATGATACTCTCGGGATGTTCCCGAGCCAGAGTTGCAGCGAATTCCAGATAGTCTTTTCGGTCAGCCTCGACCTCGGCCATCTCCTGGCCGTTGAGTGCTGGTTCTTCGCGCTGAAATTTCGCCAAAGCGCCGGAGTTGAACCGCATATAGTTAATCAGAGTGGGAAAGATCTTCATTTCTTTGAGGGGCAGTTCCGTNNNNNNNNNNNNNNNNNNNNNNNNNNNNNNNNNNNNNNNNNNNNNNNNNNNNNNNNNNNNNNNNNNNNNNNNNNNNNNNNNNNNNNNNNNNNNNNNNNNNAGCAGTCGAAACTGTTGCGGTTCGCCATCCTTTAATTCGATGCTGACGATTTTTGTCCCGTAACCGTCACGGCCCAACACGACTTCGTAGTGCCCGGGCTCAAGATCGGCATAGACAGCGCCTGAGATATTCG contains:
- a CDS encoding carboxypeptidase regulatory-like domain-containing protein gives rise to the protein MLVGYVSNERFVALGDVLFEFRGRNGVIATRSNISGAVYADLEPGHYEVVLGRDGYGTKIVSIELKDGEPQQFRLL